The Apium graveolens cultivar Ventura chromosome 11, ASM990537v1, whole genome shotgun sequence genome has a window encoding:
- the LOC141696823 gene encoding uncharacterized protein LOC141696823: MSAAGDITEALLEDISDERELCFCIILSLSLQIFLNIGGNFRRLASSKWIVSFLWLAYLLADIVAVFALGLTVSKQRLYVKYCNAFGAFSQNYPTPDIPIFWAPFLLIHLGGPDTITAFAPEDNELWPRHLIYLASQCVVVTYIFYQSVQFDNKVVAPTLLILLCGFIKCVERAAALYYGSAKSFRNSMLLKSDLDASITEKEPKLVLVKNGNAALSHLQALQYAFVYFTVFKKLAVDLILSVHERNQSRLFFLETSCESAFRLVEIELNYLYDVLFTKLPVLHQKLGYCSRSLSFLAVVIALKLYVSQMGTYYVGNLEGKITLVLFIGAVVLEVIAFYGLLFCDWTVLNLGPLSNANPKGNICKDQFLNFLLFVIRTRSRFLHWFLRFVGLKNLRHGSKFTDSRWANSLSTFNLISYCVQRHSKRMENFYSYFGLLSFLNEIWYVKPQEVSRNMTGFIFDELKMKAEMADSLAIAKVICSSKGEWVLENEGQITFIPFIANYNYDDIVLLWHIATEICYNDSQDQLTDKEQCVTAKKLSDYMLYLMVMKPDMMSAISGIGEIKFRDTCTEVGELLDTNLPELKKRKSGKEETEALQRKACETILSINREIEPAAVPRDRSILFTASVLAKDLNLLPSEKKWLIISKLWVELLSYAASHIKSSAHTEQLSRGGELITIVWLLMAHFGLGDQYEINPLRQA; the protein is encoded by the coding sequence ATGTCAGCTGCTGGTGATATCACGGAAGCACTTCTCGAGGACATTTCTGATGAAAGGGAACTTTGCTTTTGCATCATACTTAGTCTTTCACTTCAAATATTCTTAAATATTGGTGGAAACTTTAGAAGGTTAGCATCCAGCAAATGGATTGTTAGTTTTCTGTGGTTAGCTTATTTGCTTGCAGATATTGTTGCTGTTTTTGCACTCGGACTCACTGTCAGCAAGCAACGTTTGTATGTGAAATATTGCAATGCCTTTGGAGCCTTTAGTCAAAACTATCCAACACCCGATATTCCTATTTTCTGGGCTCCTTTTTTACTGATACACCTTGGCGGTCCAGACACCATCACTGCTTTTGCACCCGAGGACAATGAACTGTGGCCCAGACATTTGATTTATCTGGCTTCACAGTGCGTTGTGGTTACTTATATCTTCTACCAGTCTGTACAATTTGATAACAAAGTAGTGGCTCCAACGCTACTCATTTTGTTGTGTGGATTTATCAAGTGCGTGGAGCGTGCAGCTGCTCTGTATTATGGAAGTGCAAAGAGCTTCCGCAATTCCATGCTTTTGAAATCTGATTTGGATGCCAGTATTACGGAGAAAGAGCCCAAACTTGTGCTCGTAAaaaatggaaatgctgctttaTCTCATTTACAAGCATTGCAGTATGCTTTTGTGTACTTCACGGTGTTCAAAAAGCTTGCTGTGGATCTCATTCTCAGCGTCCATGAACGGAACCAGAGCCGGTTGTTTTTCCTTGAAACATCTTGTGAATCCGCTTTCAGGTTAGTCGAGATAGAGTTGAATTACCTTTATGATGTTCTTTTCACTAAACTCCCGGTGCTGCATCAGAAGCTTGGCTACTGCAGTCGAAGTTTATCGTTCCTTGCAGTTGTTATTGCATTAAAGCTCTATGTTTCTCAGATGGGCACTTACTATGTAGGCAATTTGGAGGGAAAAATCACTCTAGTTTTGTTTATTGGAGCGGTTGTGTTAGAGGTGATCGCATTTTATGGGCTACTTTTTTGTGACTGGACAGTTCTAAATCTCGGGCCTTTGTCTAATGCAAACCCCAAAGGTAACATTTGCAAAGATcaatttcttaatttcttactgtTTGTTATAAGGACTAGGAGTAGATTCCTACATTGGTTTCTTCGCTTTGTTGGACTTAAAAATCTTCGTCATGGGTCAAAATTTACTGATAGCAGGTGGGCTAATTCTTTGTCGACATTCAATTTGATATCTTATTGTGTACAAAGACATTCAAAAAGGATGGAAAATTTTTATAGTTATTTTGGCCTTCTCAGCTTTCTAAATGAGATCTGGTATGTAAAACCGCAAGAAGTCTCTCGTAATATGACTGGTTTCATTTTTGATGAACTGAAAATGAAAGCCGAGATGGCTGACAGTTTAGCCATTGCTAAAGTAATATGTTCTTCCAAAGGAGAGTGGGTACTTGAAAATGAAGGCCAAATtacttttattccttttattGCTAATTATAACTATGATGATATCGTTCTTCTGTGGCACATTGCTACCGAAATCTGCTACAACGACAGCCAAGATCAACTGACTGATAAAGAACAATGTGTCACTGCAAAGAAGCTATCAGACTACATGCTCTATCTTATGGTCATGAAACCTGATATGATGTCGGCAATTTCTGGCATTGGCGAAATAAAGTTCCGAGATACTTGCACTGAGGTTGGCGAATTACTTGACACTAATTTACCAGAACTGAAGAAGAGAAAGTCTGGCAAGGAAGAAACGGAAGCGTTACAAAGAAAGGCTTGTGAAACAATTCTCAGCATCAACAGAGAAATTGAACCGGCTGCTGTACCTAGGGATAGAAGTATACTTTTCACTGCATCTGTATTGGCCAAAGATCTAAATTTGTTACCATCAGAGAAAAAGTGGTTGATTATTAGCAAATTGTGGGTAGAACTGCTATCATATGCAGCAAGTCATATCAAGTCAAGTGCTCATACCGAACAGCTAAGCAGAGGGGGTGAGCTTATAACTATTGTTTGGTTACTGATGGCTCATTTTGGCTTGGGAGATCAGTACGAGATCAACCCACTAAGGCAAGCATAA